A single region of the Thermoleophilum album genome encodes:
- the lhgO gene encoding L-2-hydroxyglutarate oxidase translates to MLVVAGAGIVGLATALELKRRFPRDRVVVLEAADAIASAQTAHNSGVVHAGIYYRPGSLKAQLCVEGARLLAERCERLDLPFRRCGKLIVARDARERERLDELARRAKANGVSGARLVGRDEIRMREPHCAGIAALWSPATAVTDFRAVALSLADELRSLGGEIRTGAKVVEVERALGASGRDVARSAPLAVRLASGEVVGARFLVACAGLGADRLAAAAGIPTPVRIVPFRGGYRLVNGRSAELVRALVYPVPDPRLPFLGVHLSRHVDGSVTLGPTALPWPGRAHAPRLRGRELVRDLRDFFAWRGTVRALWRHRRAGLRELVVAVCPALLAHAARSYIPALDPHDLRPGPAGVRAQAVARDGTLVDDFLVVEGERQLHVLNAPSPAATSALALARTIAARAATRID, encoded by the coding sequence GTGCTCGTAGTGGCGGGCGCGGGTATCGTGGGGCTTGCGACGGCGCTCGAGCTGAAGCGCCGCTTCCCGCGCGATCGCGTCGTCGTGCTGGAGGCCGCCGACGCGATCGCCAGCGCGCAGACGGCGCACAACAGCGGCGTCGTCCACGCCGGCATCTACTACCGGCCCGGCTCGCTGAAGGCGCAGCTCTGCGTCGAAGGGGCGCGGCTTCTTGCCGAGCGCTGCGAGCGGCTCGACCTTCCCTTCCGCCGCTGCGGCAAGCTGATCGTGGCGCGCGACGCGCGCGAGCGCGAACGCCTCGACGAACTCGCGCGACGCGCCAAGGCGAACGGGGTGAGCGGAGCGCGCCTCGTCGGCCGCGACGAGATCCGGATGCGCGAGCCGCACTGCGCAGGGATCGCTGCCCTCTGGTCGCCCGCTACCGCTGTCACGGACTTCCGCGCCGTGGCGCTGTCGCTCGCCGACGAGCTACGCAGCCTGGGCGGCGAGATCCGCACGGGCGCGAAAGTCGTGGAAGTGGAGCGAGCCCTGGGCGCCAGCGGGCGCGACGTCGCGCGCAGCGCCCCGCTCGCCGTGCGCCTCGCCAGCGGCGAGGTGGTCGGCGCACGCTTTCTCGTCGCCTGCGCCGGTCTAGGAGCCGACCGACTCGCGGCCGCGGCCGGCATCCCCACGCCGGTGCGGATCGTGCCGTTCCGCGGCGGCTACCGCCTCGTGAACGGACGCAGCGCCGAGCTGGTGCGCGCTCTCGTCTACCCCGTCCCCGACCCGCGTCTGCCTTTCCTCGGCGTGCACCTCTCGCGCCACGTCGACGGCTCGGTGACGCTCGGGCCGACAGCGCTGCCGTGGCCCGGGCGGGCGCACGCGCCCCGGTTGCGCGGGCGCGAGCTCGTGCGCGACCTCCGCGACTTCTTCGCCTGGCGCGGCACCGTGCGGGCGCTCTGGCGGCACCGGCGGGCAGGGCTCAGGGAGCTGGTGGTCGCCGTGTGCCCGGCCCTGCTTGCGCACGCAGCGCGCAGCTACATACCTGCGCTCGATCCGCACGACCTGCGCCCGGGACCGGCCGGCGTGAGGGCGCAGGCGGTGGCACGCGACGGGACGCTCGTCGACGACTTCTTGGTCGTCGAGGGCGAGCGCCAACTGCACGTTCTAAACGCCCCCTCGCCGGCCGCCACGTCTGCTCTGGCTTTGGCCCGAACCATCGCCGCGCGAGCGGCGACGCGCATCGACTAG
- a CDS encoding glycosyltransferase — MASQRPGRRRPAATHRLDVLMVSEWLPGPDHAFRGIFVVDHARAVARYARVVLVGLPHGQRVAPHVRAASGADLRSAGASLAWSERDPLAAPITSGARAGRVARALRETSLVRIDLDDRPAFRPRSVWTPLRLGRLVRRLAALGFRPAIVHAHLYTGALQAAPVARRLGVPLVVSEHASSVALRTLSTAQRTIARIGYRQADRICPVGEELAAAVAELAGRTPVAVVPNPLDDETFSPRAVEGDEREASADGLEPPGGGRDSSPDGRLRLLSVGGLVPVKGGDVLVRAFARLLRDGVAGELTLVGSGPLEHELRALAHDLGVAGSVRFAGALKRADVARELVRSDLFVAPSRFETFGVAACEALLAGVPVVGSAVGGLRRLLADSGMPAVPPDDPDALAVALRDACARRDELRRRALSFAPRLRERYGLAAVGARWLAVYGELTTSAQPQR, encoded by the coding sequence ATGGCAAGCCAACGCCCCGGTCGCCGCCGCCCGGCCGCGACCCACCGGCTCGACGTCCTGATGGTCTCGGAGTGGCTGCCGGGACCCGACCACGCTTTCCGCGGCATTTTCGTCGTCGACCACGCGCGCGCGGTGGCGCGCTACGCGCGCGTCGTCTTGGTGGGGCTGCCGCACGGGCAGCGCGTCGCGCCGCATGTGCGAGCGGCGAGCGGCGCCGACCTCCGCTCCGCTGGCGCCAGCCTCGCTTGGTCGGAGCGTGATCCCCTGGCGGCGCCGATCACGAGCGGTGCACGCGCAGGGCGCGTGGCGCGCGCACTGCGCGAGACCTCGCTCGTGCGCATCGATCTCGACGATCGGCCGGCCTTCCGTCCCCGCAGCGTGTGGACGCCACTGCGGCTCGGGCGCCTCGTCCGGCGCCTCGCCGCGCTCGGGTTCCGGCCTGCGATCGTTCACGCCCACCTCTACACCGGAGCGTTGCAGGCGGCGCCGGTAGCGCGCCGGCTCGGAGTTCCGCTGGTGGTGAGTGAGCACGCCAGCAGCGTCGCGCTTCGCACGCTGAGCACGGCGCAGCGGACGATCGCGCGGATCGGCTACCGCCAGGCCGACCGCATCTGCCCGGTCGGGGAGGAGCTGGCGGCGGCGGTCGCCGAGCTCGCGGGCCGCACGCCGGTCGCGGTCGTGCCGAACCCGCTCGACGACGAAACCTTCTCGCCTCGCGCTGTCGAAGGGGACGAGCGGGAGGCGAGCGCAGACGGCCTCGAGCCGCCCGGCGGGGGGCGCGACTCGAGCCCGGACGGGCGCTTACGGCTCCTCTCGGTGGGAGGTCTCGTGCCGGTGAAGGGCGGCGACGTCCTTGTCCGCGCCTTCGCGCGGCTCTTGCGCGACGGGGTCGCGGGCGAGCTGACCCTGGTCGGTTCGGGTCCGCTCGAGCACGAGCTGCGAGCGCTGGCGCATGATCTGGGCGTGGCTGGGTCGGTGCGTTTCGCCGGTGCGCTGAAGCGCGCCGACGTCGCGCGCGAGCTGGTGCGCAGCGACCTGTTCGTCGCCCCGAGCCGGTTCGAGACCTTCGGTGTCGCAGCGTGCGAGGCGCTGCTCGCGGGCGTTCCGGTGGTCGGGTCGGCGGTCGGCGGTCTGCGCCGACTGCTCGCCGACAGCGGCATGCCGGCGGTGCCGCCGGACGACCCCGACGCGCTCGCGGTCGCTCTGCGCGATGCGTGCGCTCGCCGCGACGAGCTCCGTCGGCGCGCCCTCTCCTTCGCGCCGCGGCTGCGCGAGCGGTACGGGCTAGCGGCGGTCGGTGCGCGCTGGCTCGCGGTCTACGGCGAGCTCACGACGAGCGCGCAGCCGCAGCGGTAA
- a CDS encoding oligosaccharide flippase family protein, with protein MLVVATVVGRALDLRAFGVFGLLSSLAGYLLVIQNAAAAAVVRELAVVDAEGAGGDGGARRSIVATSALALYVVAALAAAALVAAAGWAIAAALRLPPGLERQAELGALALAVAVALGWPLMLLRDVVRARGRFMLLAGCELAGLAAYGALVCALAAAGAPLWAVVGANGTLPLAVGLAAAASRPLHGWARLRPAFLRIDTARRLATGGAQLSAAEITSAVVYTADRALLGALASPRAVGLFEGPLRAHNVLRALGAAFVTTVLPAAARLRAAGDSAALRELAVRGMRYALFSTAPLAAAGAVSARPLLELWLGARYGGGAPALAVLLSYWLVYAAGMVGAALLVASGGATQVLRAALATVAANLVLAAGLAPSAGATGVAVAIALPAAVQGVWLARAGLQAVGGLPRRFARAVVAPGWVAAAVAAAGAFGAQRTLAGGGPLALAAAAAAVVAGWVVAFVAVLDHSERQLLRALWRRA; from the coding sequence ATGTTGGTGGTAGCGACCGTGGTCGGCCGCGCTCTCGACCTGCGCGCTTTCGGTGTTTTCGGTCTGCTCTCTTCGCTCGCCGGCTACCTGTTGGTCATCCAGAACGCGGCAGCCGCTGCGGTCGTGCGCGAGCTGGCAGTCGTCGACGCGGAGGGGGCGGGCGGCGATGGGGGCGCGCGCCGGTCGATCGTCGCCACGTCCGCGCTCGCGCTGTACGTCGTCGCGGCGCTCGCGGCTGCCGCGCTTGTCGCTGCGGCGGGCTGGGCTATCGCGGCGGCGCTGCGTCTGCCGCCCGGCCTCGAGCGGCAAGCCGAGCTCGGGGCCCTCGCGCTGGCGGTGGCGGTGGCTTTGGGCTGGCCGCTCATGTTGTTGCGCGACGTGGTGCGGGCACGCGGCCGCTTCATGCTGCTCGCCGGCTGCGAGCTCGCTGGCCTCGCCGCCTACGGCGCTCTCGTCTGTGCGCTCGCCGCCGCGGGAGCGCCGCTGTGGGCGGTGGTGGGGGCGAACGGGACGCTGCCGCTCGCGGTCGGTTTGGCCGCAGCTGCGTCGCGTCCCCTGCACGGGTGGGCGCGGCTGCGCCCCGCCTTTCTTCGCATCGACACCGCTCGGCGCCTCGCCACCGGCGGCGCGCAGCTCTCGGCTGCGGAGATCACAAGCGCGGTGGTGTACACCGCCGATCGGGCGCTGCTCGGCGCGCTCGCGTCGCCGCGCGCGGTCGGTCTCTTCGAGGGGCCGCTGCGGGCGCACAACGTCTTGCGGGCGCTCGGGGCGGCTTTCGTCACCACCGTGCTGCCGGCCGCGGCGCGCCTCCGGGCCGCAGGTGACAGCGCGGCTCTGCGCGAGCTCGCCGTGCGTGGGATGCGCTACGCGCTTTTTTCGACCGCGCCGCTGGCCGCCGCTGGTGCGGTGTCGGCGCGGCCGCTTCTCGAGCTTTGGCTCGGTGCGCGCTACGGCGGAGGGGCGCCGGCGCTGGCGGTCCTCCTCTCCTACTGGCTGGTGTACGCCGCCGGGATGGTGGGCGCGGCGTTGCTCGTCGCGAGCGGCGGCGCGACACAGGTGCTGCGGGCGGCGCTCGCGACGGTCGCGGCCAACCTGGTCCTCGCCGCTGGGCTTGCGCCCTCCGCTGGCGCGACCGGTGTCGCTGTGGCGATCGCCCTGCCGGCGGCGGTGCAAGGGGTGTGGTTGGCACGCGCCGGTTTGCAAGCTGTGGGCGGTCTGCCGCGGCGCTTCGCGCGAGCAGTGGTCGCGCCCGGTTGGGTGGCCGCCGCGGTCGCAGCGGCCGGTGCGTTCGGCGCGCAGCGCACGCTCGCCGGCGGCGGTCCGCTGGCGCTCGCGGCGGCTGCCGCGGCGGTCGTTGCGGGATGGGTCGTGGCTTTCGTCGCCGTGCTCGATCACAGCGAACGCCAGCTGCTGCGCGCGCTCTGGCGGCGTGCGTGA
- a CDS encoding polysaccharide biosynthesis C-terminal domain-containing protein: MKPSSTEAATPDPAPQAASLPPAAQGAAIGGVSKLVTAATGALTTILVARTLGSDGAGAFAIVVTLGIIAASGLSLGLEQGAIYHVVRGRWSPLAAWRALQAAALVIGALFVGACLALRALVPSAFAGLDTAQTAVAAAGAAAGLSWLYSGAVALARHDYVSFALAPAAQSTAMAILVPALAYFAGVTGAVAGFAASNALTAAWIGWRVRAGARNGTAAAAARPVPLLREAARFGLYAYAANALQTLNYRADLFLLSAIGGAAVVGHYSVAMSVTSVIWLLPPALAELVFPRVATLEARGRTLDRELLETKAVRHASLLATVSALGAVAILFGLVELVYGPDFAPATALGLILVPGCALLAVAKVFAAAVVGHGRPQLMLRVTVLVTPPTIAAYALLIPLWGASGAALASTLSYACTFFFAARAFARAAGRAPWPLVRFGRPEIDDYLALARSLLERLTAAAARSS; encoded by the coding sequence GTGAAACCCTCGTCGACAGAGGCGGCAACGCCCGACCCCGCTCCGCAAGCGGCGTCTCTGCCACCGGCTGCGCAGGGAGCGGCGATCGGCGGGGTGTCGAAGCTCGTCACTGCTGCCACAGGGGCGCTCACGACGATTCTCGTCGCGCGCACGCTCGGCAGCGACGGAGCCGGCGCCTTCGCGATCGTCGTCACGCTCGGCATCATCGCAGCTTCCGGCCTCTCGCTCGGCCTCGAGCAGGGCGCGATCTACCACGTCGTGCGCGGGCGCTGGTCGCCCCTCGCAGCATGGCGCGCGCTGCAAGCGGCTGCGCTCGTGATCGGCGCTCTCTTCGTCGGCGCCTGTCTCGCCCTGCGGGCGCTCGTGCCGTCGGCATTCGCCGGCCTCGACACGGCACAGACCGCGGTGGCAGCGGCCGGCGCCGCGGCCGGCCTGTCGTGGCTCTACTCGGGTGCTGTCGCGCTTGCCCGCCACGACTACGTCTCGTTCGCCCTGGCACCGGCCGCGCAGTCGACGGCGATGGCGATCCTCGTGCCCGCGCTCGCCTACTTCGCCGGCGTAACGGGGGCCGTCGCAGGCTTCGCCGCCAGCAACGCCCTCACGGCAGCGTGGATCGGTTGGCGCGTGCGAGCGGGTGCCCGCAACGGCACCGCGGCCGCCGCCGCCCGCCCCGTGCCGCTGCTGCGCGAGGCGGCGAGGTTCGGTCTCTACGCCTACGCTGCCAACGCTCTCCAGACCCTCAACTACCGGGCCGATCTCTTCCTGTTGAGCGCCATCGGCGGCGCCGCCGTCGTCGGCCACTACTCGGTCGCGATGTCGGTGACGAGCGTGATCTGGCTGTTGCCGCCGGCGTTAGCCGAGCTCGTTTTTCCGCGTGTCGCCACGCTCGAAGCGCGTGGACGCACGCTCGACCGCGAGCTCCTCGAAACCAAGGCGGTGCGCCACGCCTCGCTGCTTGCCACGGTCTCGGCGCTCGGCGCCGTCGCGATCCTTTTCGGTCTCGTTGAGCTTGTCTACGGGCCCGACTTCGCGCCGGCGACAGCGCTCGGTTTGATCCTTGTGCCCGGTTGCGCGCTGCTCGCGGTCGCGAAGGTGTTCGCTGCGGCAGTCGTCGGGCATGGCCGCCCGCAGCTGATGCTGCGCGTCACCGTGCTGGTGACACCACCGACAATCGCTGCTTACGCACTGTTGATCCCGCTCTGGGGAGCGAGCGGCGCCGCCCTCGCCTCGACCCTCTCCTACGCCTGCACCTTCTTTTTCGCTGCCCGTGCGTTCGCGCGTGCCGCGGGCCGCGCACCGTGGCCGCTCGTGCGCTTCGGACGACCCGAGATCGACGATTACCTGGCGCTCGCGCGCTCGCTCCTTGAGCGCCTTACCGCTGCGGCTGCGCGCTCGTCGTGA